A segment of the Butyrivibrio fibrisolvens genome:
TTAAGGTTCTTTTGGATGAATTCACCTGTAAAAACGAGCTCATCTCCATCAGCATATTTATAGTCCATATTTGAAGAGACGTCTTCGTTTCCTTTTACTTTCACTTCAAACTCGGTTCCTATCACATGGGAAGGCGACACATATTCACTTATTGGAGAATTGGCTATGATCGCTCTTGTCGTTGTGCGTTCTGTGCCGCTGACCACATAGATAGTAAAGTCATTGTCATAAAGGTATTTGACAACCTCCACCATGGGAAGGTAGAAACCATCTATATAACGCATATTCTTAAAGCTGTCCGTCTGCTTCTGACCAAACTCTACGGCATAATCATAAAGCTCTTCCACCGTCATTCCTGCGTAGGCTTTTGCAAAATTCCTTGCAAGCTCTTCGCCTGCTGTGTACCCGGGTCTAATCTGAGCTGCCGCTACCGTCAGTTCATCTGATACCCTTTCGGGATGATCTTCGAGACAGAAACTGATAAACATCATAGTGTCATAGTAGGTGTAGTAAGTCTCACAGGTAAGAGTTCCGTCCATATCGAATACGGCTATACGATCTTCTACCGGGATAAAATTTGCAGTATCTTTACTATTAGTAACCTTTGTCACATATTCTCTAAGGCTCACTGCTGCCTCAGAGTCAGATGACCAATATTCAGAAAGAGGTATCTCGCTGTTATTTTTGCATCCTGCTATGTAAATAAGTGTGGCAGACAATGCCGCGATAACAAATACTGATAATAAACTTCTGATTTTTTTGATATTAAAAGAACTGCACTTCATTATACTCATGACTTAGATGTCTCCTTTCGGTCTCTTAAGTCTTCTTTAATTAAGGCTGCGCTTTTAACTATCTGAATTTAATTGGTGAAAAAACTTATGTGACATTATCGTATTATTTCAAAGAATCATTAATGATAAGACATAATTATATTTTATCATATTTCGCACATCGCTATTATCAAATGTAAAAATAGTTCTATACCGAAAATTCTGGGAATTTAAAAAAAGCGGTAGAATTTGCCTTTTCACTGGAATTTAAAATTTCAAGTCAGCTATATATCTCTTTTGACATGAAAAGAAATAGAAAAAAACTGAGCGCAAATGATATGAATCTGGAATATCAGACACATACTATTTAGCACTCAGTTTTTTTGACATTTATAAATATTATTTACATAAGTTCAAAGGAAGAAATGTTGTCATCTATGAGCACGCTGTCAAAACCGATAAATACTTCAAATTTTCCTTTTTCACTATCATATTTATTATCTATAGTCCAGAATCTGAGAAGATCTTCTGTAATATCGAAGCTTACACTTGTCTCTTCTTTTGCTTTAAGGAATACTTTCTTAAAGCCTCTAAGTTCCTTAAGTGGTCTAACCCTGCTGCCGGATACGTCTCTAATATAGAGCTGAAGAATCTGGGCAGCATCTGTATCACCAGTGTTCTTTACAGTAACTGTAGCTGTGATCTTATCGCTTAGATCTGACTTATTCAGAACTTCTTTATCAAGTTCGCACTTTGAAATTTCAAACTGTGAATAGGTAAGTCCGTATCCAAATGCGTATCTTGCTTCATTAGGGCAGTCAAGATATCTTGATGTAAAGATGCTAAGTCCTTCTAGAGGCTTTGGTCTTCCTGTTTTGAAGCAGTTGTAATAAAGAGGTTCCTGAGATGCGCTCCATGGGAAGCTCATAGGGAGCTTACCTGAAGGGGATACTTCTCCCATAAGGACATCCATGATACCATGTCCACCTTCTGTTCCCGGTCTCCAACAGATCATAAGGGCATCTGAAACTTCTGGGATGTCGTCAAGTACAAGAGGTCTTCCTGTAAAAATCAGTGTTATAAGCTTTTTACCTTTAGTCTTTATCTTATCAAAAAGTTCTTTCTGAACAGAAGGGATTCTTATATCAGTGCGGCTTGTAGATTCACCTGACTGGAATACATGCTCGCCAAGGCACATAACTACTGTATCTGCAAAGTCAGCTGCTTCAAGAGCTTCTTTTACCAGCTTATCATTGTCCTCTTCCCAGGTATCTGAATGGAATTTAAACATTCCAAGATCAGTATCGTTTGGAACTACCTGGCAGCCATTTGCAAATCTAACATCGCTATCCTTTCCAAAGACTTCCTGCGCAGCCTTCTTGATAGTTACTGTTGTTTCGGGATCGCTTGATATAGCCCATGAACTTCTAAGATCGATATTGTCAGCGTAAGGTCCTATAAAGGCTATCTTCTCGCTCTTTTTAAGAGGAAGGGCTCCATTCTTATTTTCCAGAAGGACAAGAGACTTGCGTACAGCATCTCTTGCGATCTTTCTGTTTTCATCTGACAGCGCTACTTTTTCAAATCTTTCTTTTGATGCTCCGTGATAAGGATCTTCAAAAAGTCCAAGGTCATTCTTGAGAGAAAGTACTCTAAATACTGCATCATCGATAAGTTTTTCAGAGATCTTTCCTTCATTAATAAGAGTTTCAAGATTGCCGCTGTACATGTCAGTACACATATCTATATCAACGCCTGCTTCGATCGCTTTATCTGCTGCGTCTTTTGCATCCTGTGCAAATCCCCAGTTTAACATCTCTGCGATCGCTGCCCAGTCAGAGATAAGTACGCCGTCAAAGTTCATCTCATCTCTGAGAATGTCTCTCATAAGCCAGTTATTGCCGGATGAAGGAATTCCATTTAATGTGTTAAAAGACGTCATGACAAGCTTTGCGCCTGCAGATATAGCCTCTTTATATGCAGGCAGATACTCTGAGCGCAGTGTATAGTCAGACAGTTCAACGTTGTTATAATCTCTTCCTGCTTCTGAAGCTCCATAAGCTGCAAAGTGCTTAACACATGCTGCGATGTGGTCAATATCTTTAATATCTTCACCCTGATAGCCTTCTACCATGGCAGCTGTCATCTTACCATTAAGATATGCATCCTCACCAGTTGACTCAACAACACGTCCCCATCTTGCATCCCTTACAAGGTCTGCCATCGGAGAAAAGGTTACGTGAACGCCATCTGCTGAAGTCTCTCTGGCCTGCACTGCAGCGCCGTTTCTGGCAACATCTGTATCAAATGTTGCTCCCTGTGCAAGCGGGCAAGGAAGAACTGTCTTATGTCCATGGATAACATCAAGCATGAACAGAAGCGGGATGTGATGCGGATGATTTTCTATATACTCTTTTTGTATTTTTATTAGTTTGTCTGTACCATGAAGACCAAGAGTACTTCCGGCAAGAGTCTTAAGTTTTTTAAGCGCCTTATCATCGGCAAGACCTGTTACAGCAGCATCTTCTTCAAATGTGCTACCAGGGAGTTGTACCAGCTGCATGATCTTCTCTTCAAGAGACATGTCTTTTAATAATGCTAATAAATCACTTTTTTTCATAGGATCCTCATTTATTCAAAAATTGATTACTACGCTTTTAATCATCATCGTAAACTAATTTTGAGTCAAGTGAAAGACTTATCTTCTTTTACCAAAATAAAATCAGTTCCGGTGAAAGCTCGTTATGTCATTTACCGGAACTGATCATGTATTATTATCTATATTTTATAACTATTATAATTCGTTATATTCATCCTGATGGTTCAGAATATATTCGATAACATTGTCTGCTGTAAGTTTTTTGACATTATCACTTAGCCAGATTGTTACCGCGCTGCTTCCCTGAGAATATTCTATATATCCCTCATAGTATTCATATGCATCACATACTACAGCAACTGTATCATCTCCATCTGATAAGATAAGTACCATGTCTGTAAGGTCATCACCATTTACATCGCAGAATGCAATTTCTTTAACATCATTAAAGTCTGACAGATTTATATCACTAAGCCTTGGATATATAATATCTTCAACTGCATTATCTTCTATTATGGCAATATCAGGACCATATGCAGTACCAGAAGTAGCGCAGGTAATTGTTTCATCTGTTCCGTAAACACTTGCTTCAATAACAGAATCTGCATAGTCTTCCCATAGTTCCCTGTTTGAATAGAACATATATGGATTATCGGAATCGCCGGTTTCTATTAATGAAATACGTCTGTATGCTCCAAGCTCGCCAACCATTTGCATTTCACCATATACAAGAACCTGTATCAGGTCATCTCTTCTAATACCTTCTTCGCATACAATATTCACATGATTAGTATCACTGACCTGATCAAACAAAATGTCGTATTCTTCTATATAAGTGAAGCCGCCTAATAACGAAATATCAAAATCAGTTATGCCTGTTTTGCTTTCTACATATGATCTGACATCATCTCCTGAAAGAGCTATCAAGTCATACTCAACAAAATCTTTGCCTATGGCATCAAGATATGCATCTAGCGCTTCGTCAGGAAAATCACAGTTTTCAATACCAGCTCCGCCATAGAATACCTCGTTCCAGTTCGCCTTGTCCGGAGTCCTGTATGATGTAGCTACAAATCCGTTATTCTCATGTTGATTCAGAAAATCCTGAATATCTGAAAGTTCATCTTCTGTAAGCTCTTCTCCGTCCAGCATTACAGTAGAGTCGTAGTCAGTGATATCTTCAAATTCACTTTCATCGGTTTTCTTTTTAGAATCGTTATCGTTGTCTTTCTTTGCTGAATCGCTTTCTTCATCAGCATCAGAAGCGGCATCAGATGCATCAGCAGATGAATCGGCATCGGATTCTTTAGCTTCCGTTTCTTCATCTTCAGTTTCTTTAGTTGAAGCTTCTTCACTCTCGTTAGTAGATTCCTCATCGCTTTCATTTTCGGAATCAGCTTCACCAGAATCTTCTACTGCTTCTTCATCTTCTGAATCAATTTTAAGCTGTGCGCTATTACAACCTGATAAAATAATGGCTGCAGCCATAGCCCCTGATATGGTTTTAATTATCTTCTTTTTCATTGTGTTTCTCCCTGAACTTAGTTTATTAACAGTTTGACCTTCGTAAGCCATATCAGTATAGCATCTTTTAATTTGGATTTTTCTTTATCTGATACAGCGTCAATTGTAAGCGATAAAGCGCACAAATCATTGAGTAAAGCCATTTGGACGGAAAAGGTTGCATGTTTCTTTTTTGTTTCAAAAACTTTATTCATGGAAGAACAAGCACAGCATTCTTAAGAAGTTTCTTTATGATCGGATCATACTTTTGTATTCCGAAGTCCTCTACAATACTTGTTATTCTTGCTCCAGCATCCTTGGATGACGCTCCGCATAGAAAAACTCTTTCATTTTTCGTACCATAGTCCAGCACTATAAACCTGTCATGAAATACTCCACCCGTGTGTTGCATCGTAATATTTATTCCCGGGTACTCTTTGCAAAAATCTTTAAACTCTACATTATGCAGTTTTGCATTACCGACATTATCACTGAATACTTTGATATCCGCACCCACCGGAGCATTCTTTAACATTACTAATGTCCTTAATCCTATATAATTATCAACAAGATAGACTGACT
Coding sequences within it:
- a CDS encoding HAD family hydrolase, with protein sequence MSIMKCSSFNIKKIRSLLSVFVIAALSATLIYIAGCKNNSEIPLSEYWSSDSEAAVSLREYVTKVTNSKDTANFIPVEDRIAVFDMDGTLTCETYYTYYDTMMFISFCLEDHPERVSDELTVAAAQIRPGYTAGEELARNFAKAYAGMTVEELYDYAVEFGQKQTDSFKNMRYIDGFYLPMVEVVKYLYDNDFTIYVVSGTERTTTRAIIANSPISEYVSPSHVIGTEFEVKVKGNEDVSSNMDYKYADGDELVFTGEFIQKNLNANKTIWIEREIGQYPVLAFGNSGSDTSMMNYTLDSRNPYPSMAFMVVADDDVREWGTQDWDEKSAAYKEQGYVPISMKKDFLKIYPDTIKRADVQYIEPEDALEGAA
- the bglX gene encoding beta-glucosidase BglX, which encodes MKKSDLLALLKDMSLEEKIMQLVQLPGSTFEEDAAVTGLADDKALKKLKTLAGSTLGLHGTDKLIKIQKEYIENHPHHIPLLFMLDVIHGHKTVLPCPLAQGATFDTDVARNGAAVQARETSADGVHVTFSPMADLVRDARWGRVVESTGEDAYLNGKMTAAMVEGYQGEDIKDIDHIAACVKHFAAYGASEAGRDYNNVELSDYTLRSEYLPAYKEAISAGAKLVMTSFNTLNGIPSSGNNWLMRDILRDEMNFDGVLISDWAAIAEMLNWGFAQDAKDAADKAIEAGVDIDMCTDMYSGNLETLINEGKISEKLIDDAVFRVLSLKNDLGLFEDPYHGASKERFEKVALSDENRKIARDAVRKSLVLLENKNGALPLKKSEKIAFIGPYADNIDLRSSWAISSDPETTVTIKKAAQEVFGKDSDVRFANGCQVVPNDTDLGMFKFHSDTWEEDNDKLVKEALEAADFADTVVMCLGEHVFQSGESTSRTDIRIPSVQKELFDKIKTKGKKLITLIFTGRPLVLDDIPEVSDALMICWRPGTEGGHGIMDVLMGEVSPSGKLPMSFPWSASQEPLYYNCFKTGRPKPLEGLSIFTSRYLDCPNEARYAFGYGLTYSQFEISKCELDKEVLNKSDLSDKITATVTVKNTGDTDAAQILQLYIRDVSGSRVRPLKELRGFKKVFLKAKEETSVSFDITEDLLRFWTIDNKYDSEKGKFEVFIGFDSVLIDDNISSFELM